Part of the Catalinimonas alkaloidigena genome is shown below.
AGCAAAAGGAAATATCATCGGTAAAGCCAGTATTAGCTTTACAGTTGTCGATGAGCCTATTGACAATGCCATTACATTCAGCTTATACGATACAAAGACCCAACAAACTGTTCCGGCTTACGATCCTATACCCGAAGGCGCAGTAATAGACTTAGCTGAGGTAGGAAAAGATGTGCAGGTGATAACTAATGTAAAAAACGCTAAAAGTGGTAAAAGCATATTGTTAGGATATAATGACAATAAAAATATCCATCAAAAGAATGAAATTTTGTCCCTGGCCGGCGATGTAAACAATAACCTTAACATCAAAGGATGGACACCCACAATAGGAAGAAACTCCCTGAGTGCGAAAAGCTTTTCCGGCCTAAATGGAGAAGGCGGTCAGATTGCTACTAGCTCGATACAGTTTGATATTATTAATAGCAAGGCAGCTGAAGACCTGATCAAGGTTAGTGCTTACCCTAACCCAACTGTTGATGAACTACATATTTTGTCTGAAGCAAAAGACAATACAAGCTTTACATTGATTGATAATGCAGGAAATGTAGTAAGATCAGGAATTATTGATGAAATTCAGGGAGAAGTAAAGATAAATGTACAAAACCTGGTGAGTGGAATTTATTATCTAAAGACAGTGACGGAGAATGGTTCTTCAACCAAGAAAATTTTTATCAGGAAGTAAATTGTACAAGACGACAGAAATAAAGCAATGAAAATGAAAAATATTCTACTACCCATAATATTCTGCACCTGTTCTCTTTATGCATCTGCAAAAGAAAACATTTCAGAAAAGACAAGCCCCAAACACAGGATTGAGGCAAATACAAATAATGAAACAGGCGTATGGTTAGAAGCTGAATGCGCTTCAACCCTAGGAGATAAGTGGCAAAAGCTATCCAGTTCTTCTGCCTCCAGTGGTTCTTATATCAGTATCAAAGACGGACATAACAGCACCGGCTCAGCACCTTCAGCCAGTCAGGATATTGCTTCTTTTAGCTTTAATACCGCAACTGCCGGTAGCCATAAGCTCTACGGACGTATCATGGCTGAGAGTGGAGGAGATAACTCTTTTTATGTGCGTATTAACGGTGGCAGCTGGAATCAATGGTCTGTTAAACCGCAAAGTGGATTTGTATGGCATTCATACTCCGATCCCGTTGAGCTGAAAGCAGGAACAAATACTATTGAGGTGAGCTATCGTGAAGATGGCACCCTGCTCGACAAGTTTTTTATTAGCATGGACGGTTCTACGCCTTCTGGCACAGGTAGCGCTGCCATCAACTGCGGAGGTGAAAGTATCAGAAATGAAGCCCCTAAAGTAAGCATAAGCGGTTTGCAAAACCTTACCCTGCCTACCAATAGCACGTCTCTTACCGCTCAGGCCTCTGATGCAGATGGCAGTATTTCATCTTATAAGTGGGAGCAGGTAAATGGCCCTACCCAGGCTAAGTTGAGCAATACCAGCTCTGCTACTGCAAAAGTAGATGGCCTACAGGAAGGTTCTTACACTTTCAAAGTCACTGTAACTGATGATCAGCAGGCTACAGCCTCCGAACAGCTACAACTTACAGTAGAAGGAGAATCAGAAGCCGTTGAAGCCCCTGCAGATGAAACAGGCGTATGGTTAGAAGCTGAATGCGCTTCAACCCTAGGAGATAAGTGGCAAAGACTATCCGGTTCTTCTGCTTCCAGTGGTTCTTATATCAGTATCAAAGATGGACATAACAGTACCAGCTCAGCACCTTCAGCCAGTCAGGATATTGCTTCTTTTAGCTTTAATACCGCTACTGCCGGTAGTCATAAGCTCTTCGGACGTATCATGGCTGAGAGTGGAGGAGATAACTCTTTTTATGTGCGTATTAACGGTGGCAGCTGGGATCAATGGTCTGTTAAACCGCAAAGTGGATTTGTATGGCATTCATACTCCGATCCCGTTGAGCTGAAAGCAGGAACAAATACTATTGAGGTGAGCTATCGTGAAGATGGCACCCTGCTCGACAAGTTTTTTATTAGCATGGACGGTTCTACGCCTTCTGGCACAGGTAGCGCTGCCATCAACTGTGGTGATGTAGAAATTGGTAATCTTTCTCCCTCTGTAGATGCAGGGGATAACAAAACCTTAACTTTGCCTGATAATAGCATTACCTTAAAAGCTCAGGCCTCTGATGCAGATGGCAGCATTTCATCTTATAAGTGGGAGCAGGTAAATGGTCCTACCCAGGCTAAGTTGAGCAATGCCAGCACTGCTTCGGTTAAAATCAATGAGCTGAAAGAAGGTAAGTATACTTTCAAGGTTACAGTGACTGACAATGAAAAAGCTACCGCATCTGATCAGCTGCAACTTACAGTAGAAGCAGAAGCCGTTGAAGCCCCTGCTGATGAAGTATCAGATATTGTAATCAAGAATACTATCAATTTAACCAGTGATAAAAAGATAAATAACAACTGGTTAATCGGCAGCCATACGCGTATCACAAGCTCAAATGGAGCAGTTATTAAAATTGATGGATCCCGTATACAAGGAGGATTAGTACTTAATGGGGTAACTGATGTAATCATTGAAAATGTTACCATTGATATTAATGCGGAACGTAACTTTGTCACTGGCATCTGGCTGGAAGAAACCAGGAATGTGATCATCCGCAACTGTAGATTTATTAACAGCAAAAAATCCATCGCTGACCCTGACTGGACACTGCATGGTATCAATGCTCGTAATATCAAGTTCATCAAAGTACTCAACAATTACTCTGATAACTGCCAGCTAAAACTGAACGGCGGAAACTATAGTGCGGAGGATGTGGTAATCTCAGACAACTACATCAGAGAAGTAACCCAGATGGGTATATCTGTAGTAGCGCAGCCAACCAGTGGACGTGTAGTGATGAGAAATATCACGATTGAGAGAAATACCATGGAAAAAATAGACAATCATGGTATATATGTAGGGGTTGATCATGGAAAAGGGGAATATGGTGCTCCTACCATAGTAGAGAATATCGTGATCGTAGACAACAACATGAATGAAATGGCTTTCTTAAACAGTAGTCAGAGATCTAAAGGCATCCTGGTAAATGGAACCAAGGAGTCTAAAAACATCAGGATTGAGAATAATAAGGTCTCTACTCCAACCAACTTTGATAAGCAAATCATGGGTATACAGATTAAGTGTACAGATGGAGGCCATACCAAAAACCTGAAGATATCAGGAAATGAGGTGTCAGGCTTAAGTAGCTTTGGTATATACTTAGAAGGGACGAGCGGACTTGACATATCCGATAACTACTTCAAAGAGGGAAGAGGTATTGTGATCAAGAGCAGTGCGGATGGAGAAGTATACGATAACTACTTTACCAACACCAATGGTCAGGTAAGAATTGAAAGCTCTTCTGATGTTACAGCAGAATAATACAGTACTCACTTGACAATCATGCTTAGCTGTTTCAATAAGACAGATTAACAACAGCTAATGATCAACTTACTTGTCCTACTCTTCTCCTCAAAAGAGGAAAAAGAGTAGGACATTTTTTATTGTACCCATACAACCTTTTGACTGCTTACAGTCGCCTTTGCCTTAAGCTGCATGCTATACACCATACATTTCCGGTTTGTGGAGCCCCTCCAGGCCGGACACTAACCGGGGCATACATGCCGTGGACTTGTGCGGGGCACCCCGTGCCGCCGTGGCCCGCCGTGGCGACTGCCGGTCCCACAGCCCACTTTCAGGAAATATACCGTAGCATAGTTGCATACTATTACTTCCCTATCACCTTTCGTTCTTAGCTCCCGGAAGCTTCACAGCTTAGCAGTAACAAAGAATTGGTATTACACTATATTTTTATAGGATTCCTTCTCCTAAACCCATCCTTTTTATTATTTTAATAGAAAGATTTTTTATTCTGCTTATGAAACTCCCCCGAATACAAATAAGCGTGGCTATCCTATTTTTTTCCGGAAGTGCTCATGCGCAGTTTACAGACTCCTTACAGTTGAAAATAGGCACAACAGCCACTGTAGCTACCCAATCTTATCAACCCCTCTGGCTCATAGCAGGTCGTTTTGGTACCATCGCGGATAGACATGCAGACCTGTCTACGCATATAAGGGTTTCCAATAAACATACATACCGCGCCAAAAGCCCTCTCTATCATTATTTTCTTGAGAATAATGAAGTGCCCGATCTATACCTCTCCTATGCACTGGATGTGTACAATCATAATCACCTGGGCGAAACTTTCATTCAGGAGGGAAATGTTACGTTAAACTATAACCATTGGCAGATAAGGGCAGGCAGATACGAAGAAATTCTGGGAGAGATTAACCCCGAGCTTTCCAGCGGCTCTTTAGGCGTAAGCGGAAATGCCCTACCGGTTCCTAAAGTAAGCCTGTCTGTAAGAGAATATACCGATGTTCCGCTTACCTATGGCTGGGTACAGTTTAAGGGGCTCTTCAGTCATGGATGGATGGGAAAAGAAAGACTAGTACCCAACACCCTTCTACACGAAAGAAACCTCTACCTGAGAGTAGGGCGTAAGCCATTCCATGCATACGCAGGCTATAATCGTTTTGCGATATGGGGAGGAAAGCATCCCGACTCCGGTCAGCTGGACAATTCCTGGAATGCCTTTAAGACAGTGGTTATGGGCAGACCCATAGATGATGCCCGCCCTTATACCGAAGCCAAAGAAGGGCGTCTGGGAAACCATCTGGGATTTATGGACTTTGGTTTTTCTTTTGATTTCCAGGAGCTCTCCCTTAGCTTTTATCATCAGATCCCTTTTGAGGACCGCTCTGGCATCAAACCGCTGACCAACCCTGACAAGCTGATGGGAGTATCTATCATCAACCATGCAGAAAACACAAATTTCTCAGCCCTTACCCTGGAATTCGTAGATACCCGTTACCAAAGCGGAGACGTGAAGTCGGGGCATGATAACTATTATAATAACAGATTGTATACGAATGGATGGACTTATAGAGGACGAATCATAGGCACTCCTCTTTTTGTAGACCGAAACAAAGCAGCGATTTATCTGCAGGAAGACATCGTAGATGCGGAACGCTGGGTGGTAACTAACAATAGAATCCGGGCATTCCATATGGGCATAAAAGGACAAATGTTACCCACTTTACACTTTCGTACGCTGGCTACCTATACTGAAAACTACGGTAATTACTTTAACGGAGGGCAGTTTACACCCTACAAAATACAGTGGTATTTTTTGCAGGAGCTGGTTTTTTTACATAAAGCATGGACCTTCACTACTGGCTTAGGATTTGATACCGGTCAGCTCAGTGATAATTTTGGTCTGTCCCTTGGAATAGAGTATCACCTGAATAGTCTCTCAAAGAGCGTCAGCAGGCTCAGACAAGCTTATCCCAAAATAAGCCCTTAACCCCTGGCATGCCTTTGCCCCTACTACATGATGTGATGAATACTGCTTATGGGCAAAGAATAGCCCTGGAAGCAAACAGTGACTTGTGCCAGCTCAACCAAAAGCCCAAGTGAGAGCTCCCTCCTTTGTTAGGAAGCAATGCCGGCACATGAGGGATACCCACACTGATATGCTTCCACATCCATGCTACTCCCGTCTGTAAACCGTAGGCGGCATCATATTCCAGCGGTATGGCAAGCCTTCCCCATGACTCCAGCTCGATAACGGGCACCCCACTCACTTTCCAGGATTGATGTAATTTTACTTCAGCCTGCTGCCAGGTATGCAAATTTATCTCTGTGGTAAAAAAAAGAGAGAGATTCTTCCTTACCACCACCATCTCTCCTCTAAACCTGAAGGGCAGACTCAAAGATAGCCGCTCGTATTCTTTTGTCATACTTAGAATTTCGGAAATACTGTCCTGTATTGCTATAGGGCTCGCAACTTCATCTATTAAGTGGTCCAGTTCAATGCGCCGATTAGTTTCTTTATTTATGCCATAATAGTGTAATGACTTCGGTGAAAACCCAATCCTTCCCCAATCCAGCAGACTGATGCCTGCCTGTTCTATGTGCCATTTTTTCTTATTCAATGGTGCATGCTTACTTTGCCATTGCAGGCCAAAATCAATACCCAGCCCGATAGCCTGTGGTTTCCAGAAGGCGGACCAGTTTTCATTGGCTGAATAGCCCGGGCTGTAGCGAGCATCCCATCGGTAGGCATGGACATAGATCACATTAGAATCCCTGAGCTCATAATCCATATAGGGAAAATGCATTTGCAGTACCCCATTGCCAAGAAGAAGATGCAGGCTGCTCCCTATATAC
Proteins encoded:
- a CDS encoding T9SS type A sorting domain-containing protein encodes the protein MSIFALLLIAPAVSINANSLNNYSSKKGIISEDIPDSNTSKSIKPTNDNLPSEGAAQITFSLYDAQTGEPVAGYNPIQEGAIINISSVGKELTVVANLVKKQAGSVALKFNKSKNFQLEEIAPYGIGLNFNLLSDDKLTIYDSWAPELGSNEVTAIAYQEERAKGNIIGKASISFTVVDEPIDNAITFSLYDTKTQQTVPAYDPIPEGAVIDLAEVGKDVQVITNVKNAKSGKSILLGYNDNKNIHQKNEILSLAGDVNNNLNIKGWTPTIGRNSLSAKSFSGLNGEGGQIATSSIQFDIINSKAAEDLIKVSAYPNPTVDELHILSEAKDNTSFTLIDNAGNVVRSGIIDEIQGEVKINVQNLVSGIYYLKTVTENGSSTKKIFIRK
- a CDS encoding capsule assembly Wzi family protein, coding for MAILFFSGSAHAQFTDSLQLKIGTTATVATQSYQPLWLIAGRFGTIADRHADLSTHIRVSNKHTYRAKSPLYHYFLENNEVPDLYLSYALDVYNHNHLGETFIQEGNVTLNYNHWQIRAGRYEEILGEINPELSSGSLGVSGNALPVPKVSLSVREYTDVPLTYGWVQFKGLFSHGWMGKERLVPNTLLHERNLYLRVGRKPFHAYAGYNRFAIWGGKHPDSGQLDNSWNAFKTVVMGRPIDDARPYTEAKEGRLGNHLGFMDFGFSFDFQELSLSFYHQIPFEDRSGIKPLTNPDKLMGVSIINHAENTNFSALTLEFVDTRYQSGDVKSGHDNYYNNRLYTNGWTYRGRIIGTPLFVDRNKAAIYLQEDIVDAERWVVTNNRIRAFHMGIKGQMLPTLHFRTLATYTENYGNYFNGGQFTPYKIQWYFLQELVFLHKAWTFTTGLGFDTGQLSDNFGLSLGIEYHLNSLSKSVSRLRQAYPKISP
- a CDS encoding PKD domain-containing protein — its product is MKNILLPIIFCTCSLYASAKENISEKTSPKHRIEANTNNETGVWLEAECASTLGDKWQKLSSSSASSGSYISIKDGHNSTGSAPSASQDIASFSFNTATAGSHKLYGRIMAESGGDNSFYVRINGGSWNQWSVKPQSGFVWHSYSDPVELKAGTNTIEVSYREDGTLLDKFFISMDGSTPSGTGSAAINCGGESIRNEAPKVSISGLQNLTLPTNSTSLTAQASDADGSISSYKWEQVNGPTQAKLSNTSSATAKVDGLQEGSYTFKVTVTDDQQATASEQLQLTVEGESEAVEAPADETGVWLEAECASTLGDKWQRLSGSSASSGSYISIKDGHNSTSSAPSASQDIASFSFNTATAGSHKLFGRIMAESGGDNSFYVRINGGSWDQWSVKPQSGFVWHSYSDPVELKAGTNTIEVSYREDGTLLDKFFISMDGSTPSGTGSAAINCGDVEIGNLSPSVDAGDNKTLTLPDNSITLKAQASDADGSISSYKWEQVNGPTQAKLSNASTASVKINELKEGKYTFKVTVTDNEKATASDQLQLTVEAEAVEAPADEVSDIVIKNTINLTSDKKINNNWLIGSHTRITSSNGAVIKIDGSRIQGGLVLNGVTDVIIENVTIDINAERNFVTGIWLEETRNVIIRNCRFINSKKSIADPDWTLHGINARNIKFIKVLNNYSDNCQLKLNGGNYSAEDVVISDNYIREVTQMGISVVAQPTSGRVVMRNITIERNTMEKIDNHGIYVGVDHGKGEYGAPTIVENIVIVDNNMNEMAFLNSSQRSKGILVNGTKESKNIRIENNKVSTPTNFDKQIMGIQIKCTDGGHTKNLKISGNEVSGLSSFGIYLEGTSGLDISDNYFKEGRGIVIKSSADGEVYDNYFTNTNGQVRIESSSDVTAE
- a CDS encoding DUF5723 family protein, which gives rise to MRAFLLLLLAWDMSFFVTPVCAQSFSGQFALRPKGVLRVGEQPAALFLPDGEADWGVAGLGADWRSHLLYPSLNGSLLYASTDFKSTATQHSWLKLQGPSMSFVLNDRTRLALGIQYRWQAQMSTAAVFARDIITEFSDESTYERERVGVHAKLNSTQWEDLHFSYAYLMAENRLGSWYIGSSLHLLLGNGVLQMHFPYMDYELRDSNVIYVHAYRWDARYSPGYSANENWSAFWKPQAIGLGIDFGLQWQSKHAPLNKKKWHIEQAGISLLDWGRIGFSPKSLHYYGINKETNRRIELDHLIDEVASPIAIQDSISEILSMTKEYERLSLSLPFRFRGEMVVVRKNLSLFFTTEINLHTWQQAEVKLHQSWKVSGVPVIELESWGRLAIPLEYDAAYGLQTGVAWMWKHISVGIPHVPALLPNKGGSSHLGFWLSWHKSLFASRAILCP